One region of Diabrotica undecimpunctata isolate CICGRU chromosome 6, icDiaUnde3, whole genome shotgun sequence genomic DNA includes:
- the LOC140443687 gene encoding uncharacterized protein isoform X2 has product MKDAGVKVQAKLKAGVGKAENVFVQKLTNQLNSKCRISTVRRSSSSDSSDSKSRSRRRSGKKSSRRSRTRSRDRSRDRYSRSRRSRSRSTSTYKSSKSRSYRSKSRDRYRDRHRRSRSRDRYRSRRSRSKSYIKEYVSKPKRRSNSSSSTSSNEDIKTNIKYNSKKKEENNSKGSVSKNEKAASPDCIVIDNEVLDEINENSFAPKQFTSKSKKVPDNIVIDLKKNTIKVPEIEQEEPDSIFHQNLFVSDEARMEKWVRELYSFRQKALQQGTKNDR; this is encoded by the exons ATGAAAGACGCGGGAGTAAAAGTTCAAGCAAAGCTAAAAGCAGGCGTAGGTAAGGCAGAAAATGTGTTTGTTCAGAAGTTAACAAACCAGTTAAATTCCAAATGCAGAATTAGTACTGTTCGTAGATCTTCCTCTTCAGATTCGAGTGACTCCAAAAGTAGAAGCAGAAGGAGATCGGGTAAAAAATCTAGTCGCCGATCTAGAACCAGGAGTCGGGATAGATCAAGAGACAGATATTCAAGATCTAG GCGTTCTAGAAGTAGAAGCACTTCCACGTATAAATCATCAAAATCTAGATCATATAGATCAAAATCTAGAGATCGCTATAGAGATAGACATAGAAGATCAAGGTCTAGAGATAGGTATAGATCTAGACGTTCCAGGTCTAAATCTTACATTAAAGAATATGtgagcaaaccaaaacgaagatcaaaTTCAAGTTCTAGTACAAGCAGTAATGAAGAcatcaaaacaaatataaagtATAActcaaagaagaaagaagaaaataattcAAAAGGCAGTGTCAGTAAAAATGAGAAAGCAGCTTCTCCAGATTGTATTGTAATAGACAATGAAGTTTTAGATGAAATAAATGAGAATAGTTTTGCTCCCAAACAATTTACTTCAAAGTCAAAGAAAGTCCCAGATAATATTGTTATAGACTTAAAGAAAAATACAATTAAAGTTCCAGAAATTGAACAAGAAGAGCCAGATAGTATATTCCATCAGAAT ctATTTGTAAGTGATGAAGCTCGCATGGAAAAGTGGGTGAGAGAATTATATTCATTCCGACAGAAAGCGCTTCAACAAGGCACCAAAAATGACCGCTAG
- the LOC140443687 gene encoding uncharacterized protein isoform X3, translated as MGKYSSDSENERRGSKSSSKAKSRRRSSSSDSSDSKSRSRRRSGKKSSRRSRTRSRDRSRDRYSRSRRSRSRSTSTYKSSKSRSYRSKSRDRYRDRHRRSRSRDRYRSRRSRSKSYIKEYVSKPKRRSNSSSSTSSNEDIKTNIKYNSKKKEENNSKGSVSKNEKAASPDCIVIDNEVLDEINENSFAPKQFTSKSKKVPDNIVIDLKKNTIKVPEIEQEEPDSIFHQNLFVSDEARMEKWVRELYSFRQKALQQGTKNDR; from the exons ATGGGTAAGTATTCTAGTGATTCAGAAAATGAAAGACGCGGGAGTAAAAGTTCAAGCAAAGCTAAAAGCAGGCGTAG ATCTTCCTCTTCAGATTCGAGTGACTCCAAAAGTAGAAGCAGAAGGAGATCGGGTAAAAAATCTAGTCGCCGATCTAGAACCAGGAGTCGGGATAGATCAAGAGACAGATATTCAAGATCTAG GCGTTCTAGAAGTAGAAGCACTTCCACGTATAAATCATCAAAATCTAGATCATATAGATCAAAATCTAGAGATCGCTATAGAGATAGACATAGAAGATCAAGGTCTAGAGATAGGTATAGATCTAGACGTTCCAGGTCTAAATCTTACATTAAAGAATATGtgagcaaaccaaaacgaagatcaaaTTCAAGTTCTAGTACAAGCAGTAATGAAGAcatcaaaacaaatataaagtATAActcaaagaagaaagaagaaaataattcAAAAGGCAGTGTCAGTAAAAATGAGAAAGCAGCTTCTCCAGATTGTATTGTAATAGACAATGAAGTTTTAGATGAAATAAATGAGAATAGTTTTGCTCCCAAACAATTTACTTCAAAGTCAAAGAAAGTCCCAGATAATATTGTTATAGACTTAAAGAAAAATACAATTAAAGTTCCAGAAATTGAACAAGAAGAGCCAGATAGTATATTCCATCAGAAT ctATTTGTAAGTGATGAAGCTCGCATGGAAAAGTGGGTGAGAGAATTATATTCATTCCGACAGAAAGCGCTTCAACAAGGCACCAAAAATGACCGCTAG